CGTTTTTTCGCTCGAGCTTCGCTTTGGCGTATTGCGCTACGTGGTCGGTCTCTGCCGCGAAGCCGACCAGGATTTGGCGATCTTTCAGTTGGCCGAGCTGTTGCAGGATGTCTGTCGTGCGTTCCAGCTCAAGAACCGAATTGCCTTCTTTTTTCTTGACCTTCTGCCCGGCAATAGCCGACGGGCGATAATCTGCGACAGCAGCCGTTTTCACGACCATATCTGCGCTGTCGTATTCACTCAGCACTGCTTCTAGCATCTGCTGGGCACTTTCCACTTGGATGCGCTGGACGCCATTTGGAACGGGCAAGGAAACTGGCCCGCTGATCAAAATGGTGTCAGCGCCGAGTTCCGCTGCCGCTTGTGCCATGGCATAGCCCATTTTGCCGCTCGAAAAGTTTGTTAAAAACCTCACCGGGTCAATCCGTTCGCGCGTCGGCCCTGCCGTCACGACGACTTTCTTGCCTTTTAGCGGTTTGTTTTTCGTGAAATGTCCGGCCACCAGTTCCGTAATTTTTTCCGGTTCCTCTAAACGCCCTTTGCCGACGTAACCGCAAGCCAAAAAGCCTTCAGACGGCTCAATGAAACGGATGCCATCGTGATGAAGCCGGTCGATATTGCGTTTGACTGCCGGATGATCATACATATGGACATTCATTGCAGGCGCAACCCAAATTGGCGCAGTCGTCGCAAGCAGGACGGTCGATACCATATCATCTCCTAAGCCATTCGCCATTTTTGCGATCATGTTAGCGGTCGCGGGTGCAACGATGACGAGATCTGCCCAGTCCGCCAAATCGATATGGGCGATGACGGAAGAATCTTTCTCATCGAAAGTGTCAAAATAAACATCGTTTCTGGACATCACCTGAAACGACAAAGGCTGGACAAATTGCCTTGCCGATTCTGTCATGATGACTTTCACGTCCGCCCCTGCCTGGGACAATTTGCTGACGAGGGCGACCGCTTTGTAGACAGCGATTCCGCCGCTTACACATAATAGGATTTTTCGATTTGCCAACACCGTAAAACACCCTTTCTAAACAACAAACTCCCAAAGAACAGGTTCGCTCTGGGAGTCGTTAATTGAGATCATAAGTTAAATTTCGTCTTCGTAAATCGCGGATGCATCTTGCTGGACTGGCGTCAATACGCCTTCTGCAATCTCTTCAAGCGCTTTTCCAACCGCTTTATGAGATGTATAGGAAGCCAGTTTCTCATCGCCATGTTCGTGTAATTGGCGGGCTCTCTTGGAAGCCAAAGCTACCAACGAGTATTTTGAATCAATGCGGCTTTTTAGTTTATCAACGGATGGGTATAACATCAGGCATTCTCCTTTAGCATATCTAAGTATCTTCTTTCGACGCGTTCGCGCCTGCAATGTTCTGCGATGATGATAGCGTTGATGCGATCGCACGCATGTTCGACTTCATCGTTTTCGACGACATAATCGTACAAGTTCATCATCTCTAGCTCTTTTCTGGCGGCATGGATTCGGGAAGCGATCACTTCATCCGATTCCGTGCCACGTCCGACCAAGCGCTCTTCTAGTTCCGAGAGGCTCGGGGGGCCAGGAAGATGAACAAGCCATCCGGCACTTTATCGCGCACTTGCGCTGCCCCTTGCACTTCTATCTCGAGAAATACATCACGGCCGGCATCACGCATTTTGTTAACGTATTCGAGCGGCGTTCCGTAATAATTCCCGACATACTCGGCATATTCGAGCAATTGTCCTTGGTCGATCAGTTCTTCAAACTCATGACGGGTCTTGAAGAAATAATCGACTTCGTCCACTTCGCCTTCACGCGGTGAGCGTGTAGTCATTGAAATGGAATATTCATAATTTGTGTCCGGCTGCTGGAACAGCTCTTTTCGCACCGTGCCCTTGCCGACGCCCGAAGGCCCAGAAAGCACGATGAGCAGTCCACGATGTTTTCTCATTTTATCCCTCGCTTGCCTCATCATCATTTTCTTCAATCCGCGCAAGTGCTGTCTCGATCGACAGCGCGGAAATGACCACGTGATCGCTATCCATGACAAAGATCGACTTGGTCTTCTTGCCGCCTGTCGCATCAACGAGCAAGCCTTTGCTGCGCGCCTCTTGCATCAAGCGCTTGGAAGGCGCCGAGTCCGGCTGAATCATTGAGACGATGCGGTCCACTGACACCGCATTGCCCGATCCAATAGATATGAACTTCGGCTTTCTTTTCATCTTCCTCACCGCCATCGATGCTCAAGTTATATGTTCTCGCTTAAAACTAACTGTCTTATTATATCATATTCTTCCGTGAAAATGATAAGATGGAACAAAACGATTTGAAAGAGGGATTTTTCATGGCATTTGATGGATTATTTACGAAAGCGATGACGAGCGAATTGCAACAGCTCCTCACCGGAAGGATTTCAAAAGTTCATCAGCCTAATCAGCTCGAACTGCTCCTCCACATACGCGCACAAGGAAAAAATCATAAATTGCTCATCTCGATTCACCCGTCCTATTCACGGATTCATTTGACCAACATGACGAACGTCAATCCTTCGGAACCGCCGATGTTCTGCATGTTGCTCCGCAAGCATATCGAAGGCGGCGTCATCACCGCCGTCGAGCAGCATGGCTCTGACCGTTTGATTATCTTGCGCATCCGCGCCCGTAATGAAATCGGCGATGAGATCGAACGCGAACTCCACGTTGAGATGATGGGCCGCCATTCGAACATTATCTTAGTCGACGCCGAGCGTGACATGATTCTCGACAGCCTCAAGCATTTGCCGCCGAGCGTCAACTCCTACCGGACGATTTTACCGGGACAGGATTATAAGTTCCCACCATCTCAAGACAAACAAGATCCATTCGCAGAGGACGCCGACTTCAGCGGGCTGACCGACAAGGAAATCGTTTCACGGTTTGCGGGCTTTTCCCCGCTGACGGCAAAAGAGCTGAACTACCGTCTTGAACAAGACCCCGATAGTGCCACTGCCTTTTTGCAGGAATTCACAGCTGAGAAACCAAAAGGCTTTTACGTGGAACAGCAAGGGAAAAGCTATTTTTCCGCCACCCAATTGACGCATCTCGGACAAGACAATATGAATTTTGACAATTTGTCTGAGCTGCTCGACCGGATTTATTATGCTAAAGCTGAGCGCGACCGTGTCAAACAGCAAGCAGGTGATTTGGAACGCTGGCTGCAAAACGAAATTGCCAAACTGAAACTGAAGCTGAAAAAACTCCA
This is a stretch of genomic DNA from Planococcus maritimus. It encodes these proteins:
- the rpoZ gene encoding DNA-directed RNA polymerase subunit omega; the encoded protein is MLYPSVDKLKSRIDSKYSLVALASKRARQLHEHGDEKLASYTSHKAVGKALEEIAEGVLTPVQQDASAIYEDEI
- a CDS encoding extracellular matrix/biofilm biosynthesis regulator RemA family protein translates to MKRKPKFISIGSGNAVSVDRIVSMIQPDSAPSKRLMQEARSKGLLVDATGGKKTKSIFVMDSDHVVISALSIETALARIEENDDEASEG
- the coaBC gene encoding bifunctional phosphopantothenoylcysteine decarboxylase/phosphopantothenate--cysteine ligase CoaBC, whose product is MLANRKILLCVSGGIAVYKAVALVSKLSQAGADVKVIMTESARQFVQPLSFQVMSRNDVYFDTFDEKDSSVIAHIDLADWADLVIVAPATANMIAKMANGLGDDMVSTVLLATTAPIWVAPAMNVHMYDHPAVKRNIDRLHHDGIRFIEPSEGFLACGYVGKGRLEEPEKITELVAGHFTKNKPLKGKKVVVTAGPTRERIDPVRFLTNFSSGKMGYAMAQAAAELGADTILISGPVSLPVPNGVQRIQVESAQQMLEAVLSEYDSADMVVKTAAVADYRPSAIAGQKVKKKEGNSVLELERTTDILQQLGQLKDRQILVGFAAETDHVAQYAKAKLERKNADYIIANDVSADQAGFDHDTNAVTLYGRGEFEQTFPVMPKKELALELLTLITDKEFAK
- a CDS encoding Rqc2 family fibronectin-binding protein, which translates into the protein MAFDGLFTKAMTSELQQLLTGRISKVHQPNQLELLLHIRAQGKNHKLLISIHPSYSRIHLTNMTNVNPSEPPMFCMLLRKHIEGGVITAVEQHGSDRLIILRIRARNEIGDEIERELHVEMMGRHSNIILVDAERDMILDSLKHLPPSVNSYRTILPGQDYKFPPSQDKQDPFAEDADFSGLTDKEIVSRFAGFSPLTAKELNYRLEQDPDSATAFLQEFTAEKPKGFYVEQQGKSYFSATQLTHLGQDNMNFDNLSELLDRIYYAKAERDRVKQQAGDLERWLQNEIAKLKLKLKKLQKEQDQAQKRDQLQLNGELIMANLHTIKKGMKQAEVVNYYNEETVTITLDPRKTPIENSQKYYSRYQKAKTAVVKTHEQIEKTEEDIRYFELLMQQVQQAGLSDIEEIREELAEQGYMKAQKSKKKKKPQKPNVEHYVSSTGIPISVGKNNKQNDYVTFKVASKSDTWLHTKDIPGSHVIIHSQDPDEDTVLEAASIAAYFSKARESASVPVDYTDVRQVKKPSGAKPGFVIYFEQKTVYVTPDEDLVLKLKK